The genomic interval AACGCGGTAGCTTGTCAGATGAAGGCTAACGTTACGTTGTAGGAGCAGGCTTCAGCTCGGGCCCTGCTATGAGTCTTTCACCCGTGTTCTAGCATCCATTCACTCTTAATGGAGCTTCATGATCAATGAATATTGAGCTACTTTATTGTGTAATTAACCAATATGTAAGgtcattttggtttcaaaactgGCAGAGCCGTGCAATGTAACGCAAATTAGCTATTAATCGGAACGTTACGTTAGGTATTGCGCATAATGCCATTGTCATATTTCCCTACGTTAAATTAGTTGAATCGTTTCACAACTGATCAAACTGGTGACAAGAAAGTGATTTGCACACAGGACTGTGTTGATGTGCTGTGTGTCCGTGGCTTGAATTGACGGCTTCTCGTGTCTCCTCAGTGACTGAGTGGGAGACCGCACCGGCCGTGGCCGAGTCACCGGAGATCAAACTCTTCGGCAAGTGGAGCACCGACGATGTTCAGATCAACGACATCTCTCTGCAGGTATGAGGCAAGAGGCACTTACTAGAATCCTTTTTAATAACTCTTGGTGCACTAAGCGAGGCTAGAGTCACGCCTGGATACGTCCCATTGTCCTGGTGTGCTAGAGTGCTCGCAGAGTAAATGTCTTTGCTTATTCATTGGCTGTAGTCTTGTTGTGACCCAGTCAACCACCGACTCAGACACATTAACCCGTCATACATGCAGGACATCCAACAGTGCCGCGGTAAAATCTTCATAACCATGTTTACATCGCCCCATGTACACAACAGGATTACATCGCAGTGAAAGAGAAGTACGCCAAGTACCTGCCACACTCTGGAGGGCGTTATGCGGCCAAACGTTTCCGTAAGGCCCAGTGCCCCATTGTGGAGCGTCTCACCAACTCCATGATGATGCACGGCCGCAACAACGGCAAGAAGCTGATGACCGTGCGTATCGTCAAGCACGCCTTCGAGATCATCCACCTGCTGACCGGAGAGGTATCCACTGCTAACATTCCCACCTGTTAAGTGTGTGCAGCACAATTCCACCATAAATCAGTGTATGCACTGAAGGAAAGGGGTGCCTGATTAACAGTCTCTAACTGTACATGTAAGTTTTTTTACAGAAGAGCTTCTTAGTTCGTATTTGATTAATTCGGTTGTCCAGAACATTCAATTTCTGTCCAATTAAGTCCAGACagatatgacttttttttttctccaataagTGCTTAATAACTTGGTGCATGTGGGGAGACAACTGATTATTAATGAAAAGAATGCAAATTTGTTTTAGTTGTCAGACTGAACTTACTTAAAGGAATCTATAATGGTTGTATCACAAAGTTAAAACAAGTTTGTCCCTGTTACTACCTAAATATTCTCTTAAaatttctagttttttttttttatttgttagctGAAATGACTGTTTTGTGCGTTAAGCGAGGCTAGAGTCACGCTTGGACACGTCCCATTGTCTCGGTGTGCTAGAGTGCTCGTAGAGAAAATATCTTTGCTTATTCATTGGCTGTAGTCTTGTTGTGACCCAGTCAATCACCAACTCAGATACATCACACTACCAGCAGCCAGCTTTTTCTTCACCAAAGTTCTGGTGCCCATTTAGTAAATTGTTGTTCAGAGGGACCCCAGAAATAAAGTAGAGCCCTGAGCACATTTACCCGTAGTCAGTCAGGTTTTAGTTGCCGTTCTCTAGCAGTCTTTATGTTGCCACGTGTTCATACGGTTTTAAATTTTGTTCCCAGAATCCCCTCCAGGTCCTGGTGAATGCCATCATCAACAGTGGTCCCCGTGAGGACTCCACCCGTATTGGTCGTGCAGGTACCGTCAGGAGGCAGGCTGTGGATGTGTCACCCCTCCGCAGAGTCAACCAGGTAAACATTCATTTCATGTTAAAGGGTTTTGGTCTGTATAGCCCGGAGTGTTTCATGCTttcacatgtcttttttttatttttctcaactTGTGTAAGTGAAAGCTGCGATAGTTGTTTGCATTAAGCGAGGCTAGAGTCACGCCTGGATACGTCCCATTGTCCTGGTGTGCTAGAGTGCTCGTAGAGTAAATGTCTTTGCTTATTCATTGGCTGTAGTCTTGTTGTGACCCAGTCAACCACCAACTCAGACACATTACACTACTTGCAGCCAGTGTTTGCTTCAGCCACTAATGTGTTGCTCCCTCGTCTTGTAGGCCATCTGGCTGCTGTGCACAGGAGCAAGAGAAGCTGCATTCAGGAACATCAAGACCATCGCCGAATGCCTGGCTGATGAGCTGATCAATGCTGCAAAGGTAACATCTTACCCACAGCCTTCGTTTACATTTGAGTGTTGGGGCATATTAATGTATCGTGACATTCTTGTAATTTCAGGGTTCATCTAACTCTTATGCCATCAAGAAGAAGGACGAGTTGGAGAGAGTTGCCAAGTCCAACCGTTAAAATGTTTGCTTTCTAACAAATAAATTTGAAGAAATATCTGTCCTTGTGCTTTTTATAAACATGCCAGGTAAATACACTTCTGAAGCCAGTATGTGAACACCTGAGCCTACATTAGAGGGAAAGAATTAGTCATCTTTGAATTGTTTGCCTAGCTATTTAGTCTGAAACTTCAGGCAAAAGCATTGCAGCTTTCTAGCAGTCGGATCATAGTGTCATGCGTGCATTACCCAATGAATAAACAAGAGTTGTATGCTGTGTCAGTTTATGATCCCCTTCACCCCACCATGAACAACCTAGCAATGGAAGGTCAAAAGTAAGTGAGCTTTCTGTTGACGAGGAGGCACAGCGAGGACAGGGACCCTCCCAGTTTAGAGGCCTCGCTGCAGGCGGTAGGCAGGAGGGTGTAGTCCTGCAGCTTCTGGAAAGCCTGCAAAGCGAAAGGAAATTATTGTCTGCTGGAAAAATGGGGCCATAGCAGCTGTATTAGATCGAGCTTAGCAAAATTAATGAATCACATCTGCCTTTTAGTTAAAGGTTCAGTACTATATGGATTTCATTTCAGAAGTAAAACCTGCAccaattattttaatgtatGTTACATAATTGTGAATTTGACCAAAGATGTTAACGCAGTATTCAAAGAAAAAACTAAGCACATACTGCCACCTTCTCACATTTATAATCGTGGTTTGCACCACTGAAAACAGTAATGAAATCATTTGTGACAGCTGTCTGAAGGACAGTTTTTTCAGGGGTCCAATCGTGTCAATTTTCCATTGACCTATGGACTAACTAGTAATATTGTGGAACTGTAGCATCCAATGTTTCGaaataaaatgatcaaaagaCTGAGTTACACCCTCAATACATTAGTTATTTGTCACTCCTCCGCTGTACTCACAGAGACGCTCTCTGGACATTCCTCCGCAGGCCGGTGCAGCAGGAAGTCCAGTTTAGACGGACCTTTGATGTAGATGCAGTTTGCTGCCAAATCCTCTGGAACAGTGAGCACTTCATAGTGGTGATCGGTCAGCTGTTCCATCATCTAGGGGGCAAACACATGCACTTATTGCACCACACCCAGCATTACAGACTCGGGGCACTAGTGCCATTATTAATATGACCTACAGTTGGGAAATGCAGTTCACATTAGAACAGTGAAAGGAAACGGACACTATGTAGGATAGAAAATATGCAGATACACGCGTGCGTGCGCACTTACCCGGAGTGTCTTCTTGGCCCCTTCACTGTTGCTGATGATGATGGTCTGTGGACCTCCCATGGAGCAGATGTTTCTCAGTCGGGCGCCACCACAGACGGGGACGGTAGACACGGCAAAGTCCTGATCAGACAAACGTTAGAAAGTTTCACTAAAATCAGGCTGTCCTTCAAAGTTGATTTGACGGTCCCTCATCTAATCATTGGTAAAGCACACGTTTTACAAATTAAGTCAAGTGCCAAACTTCTACAACTGTATAGCTTGACGCAAGTAGCTCGCTGTGGGATTctggagtttattttttaaaccatgaGCTGCAGCGGTTGACCCCTCTTGGTCTGAATAGTCCCTAAAAGGAAAAGACTAAACCTGGCTACCACTTACATGTATTACAATGACAAATGCATTGGATCGAGCAATGATCAATGATCAGCACTTTTAACAAATTGTCGGCCGTTTGTGCCCTTTCATCCCGTTTGGACCTCACGATGGCCCCCCACCTACCCCAGTTCACACCAGACAAAACGCACAAATACGTTCAACACGAGTGGACGCAAAGTACCCGTGTGTGCTTTAGGAGTAGCAGAAGCGCACTTGAGTGGAGGAATCAATGAGTTATTTACAGACTGCAATTCCCCAAATGCAACAAGGCAAAGTGCCACCTGCTCACTTCGGTAGCGGCTGATGTTTTATGTCGGCCGTCGTCTTCTTGCACTGGCAAAGAAGCTCAAACTACGTCCATTCATTGGCAGTATCTTTAGACACGTTCCCGCTCCATCATCCCACGATAACAAGCTTTATTACGGAGTAATTCTCCAACTCAGTCACCTTGAAAGTGTCGGCGAGTACTTCCGCCCCTCTGTGGTTGGTGTGGGACGAGATGCCGACAAAGAACTCCCTTCCTGTGAAGAGGACGTCGCAGCCCTCCAGCGTGGCCCCTCCAGAGTCCCCCATCTCCACCACCGTCAGATTCAGCTCGGACACCACCTTCCGAACTGCCTCCACCTGATCGAGGAGTAAAGCGTAGATGAAGACTTTTTCCATATACCTTTATTAGGGTTTGTGCTACCCATCCGTATTAACATAAACATTTTGACCTCTGGTTCCAAAGCCAAGACAGAATTGTTTACGGAGTTCAGTGCAGGAATGTCTTAACATTTTGTCAAGTAGATACAGAAAAATTCTGGTTTCTTGAGTCTTACCGGTTAAATCAATTCTCCCaattttcccaattctctgaaggaggcaagagtcaaccctctcctgaagaaacccaccctcaacccttctgaagaaaacaactacagaccggtctctcttcttccctttttgtccaaaacccttgaacgtgctatctttaatcaactctcctcctatctccactgtaacaacctccttgacccccaccagtcaggtttcaaggcaggccactctacagagactgctctccttgctgtctctgagcaactccacactgctagagctgcctctctctcctctgtcctcatccttctggacctctctgctgcatttgacacggtcaaccaccagatccttatttcctcccttcaggaacttggtgtcacaggctctgctctctctcttctctcgtcctacctcgatggccgcacctaccgggtaacctggcgaggatctgtgtcggaaccttgtcctcttactactggagttcctcagggttccgtgctgggtcccctcctgttttcgctttacacaaactctcttggcgctgtcattcgctcgcatggcttctcttaccacagctatgctgatgacacccaactaattctctccttccctcactcggtcacccaggtggcggctcggatctctgcctgtctaactgacatctctcagtggatgtccgcccaccatctgaaaatcaaccccgacaagactgaactacttctctttcccggaaaagattcgcttacccaggacctgacagtcaactttgggaactccgtactaacgcccacctcgaccgctaagaacctcggcgtcacactcgacagccaactctccctgactcccaacatcaccgcgacaacgcgatcctgtagatacacgctctacaacatcaggagaatacgtccccttctcactcagaaggcagcgcaggtactgattcaggctcttgtcatctcccgcctggactactgcaactccctcctgcaggtctccttgccaccgccattcgacctctgcagctcatccagaatgcagcagctcgactggtcttcaaccttcctaaattctcccacactactccactcctccgctctcttcactggctaccggtggccgcccgcatccagttcaaaacattggtgctcacgtaccatgctgtgaatggatcgggtccagcttacatccaggacatggtcaaaccctacatcccaacccgcactctccgctctgcatctgcaaaactactcgtccctccctcactgagagcaaaacactcgacttggtctcgactcttcgctgtccttgcgccgaaatggtagaacgagctctctgaagacaccaggaccgcagagagccttcacatcttccgccgcaaactaaagacacacctcttcagactctacctcgactaaagactaacaaattgtagcacttaaattgtacttgtaacgtcactcatctatagcaaattgtaaattggcttatttgaggaaattgcactttcttgtttcttgttctcctgagtttgtaccctatggttgaatgcacttactgtacgtcgctttggataaaagcgtcagctaaatgacatgtaatgtaatgtaatgtaatgtaaatcgtCACTATCCTACAAAGTATTTACACATGTATCATTTAAATTCTGTTCAGATGATCATGATTTAATTATAGTGACCCATTGCTTTGAAAGGGTTGTTTTCTAAAAAGTCTCCTTCCGAAGGGCCACAGACGGCACCATGTGACTACAATGCAACCgaaaacacaaaaggcaacTGTAGTCCCTCTAAACGAGGGAAGAATCTGTGGCAGGTTCCTTCTCACACCCGACTTACAccaaccaaaacaaacagcagcagcttacTGCCCTGTGGCAGACAAAGCCAGATTAAGGGCATTGTCAGAGGATTAGGGTGCTGAATTTAAGACAGCCTCTCGTCCACGGTTATACCTCGCCGCGTCTCTGCTGTTTGAAGGGCCTGGTGATGAGCGCCGTGTCTCCCTGGATGACCGCCACGTCCTCGATCCTCCAGCTCTCCGGCAGCTCGGGGTCAGCGGGGATCTCGATCAGCTGCAGGCCCACCTTCTGTCTCAGGGCTCCTGTCAGGCAGCCGAACTGACGCTGCGCTTTGGCCAGGTCCACCGAGGTCTCCCCTTTCTCGCAATCGTCCCCCGCCGCTTTCCCAAAGGTCTCTGGGACGCCCCGCACCACGGCGTGGGTGAAGCGGCCGTACGGGCACATGTTTGCCATGACGTCAATGGACTTACGGCAGCAGGTACGGGTGCTTTGCCAGAAGACGAGCAAGAAGTAACAAAAAGGATGGCCGGTTACCAACTTCTTCCGAGTTGAGTCACGAAAAACAGCGTTTGCACGGATTGAGCTAATGGTGGATCAGGATGTCCACGAGGAACGTGGAAAGCATCTTCAGCGCCGGCTTTTATTCCAGTGCTGGTGCCTCTGtctggggagagaaagagagattaaaAGAAAGCACAATTTAACAAATCCCATTTCTTGTAGAGAGTACAAATATGCAGAGGCCATGGAACAGGCAAACATGTATGATATTATTCTTATTGAGATTAGCATGAAGCACAGCCCGAAAGAGTTGCACACAAAACGGTGATAGTTTGTAACGAGGGACATGGTCACCGGTAGAAGGTCTGCTGGATTCAAAGAGATGGCACAGTTGTAAGCAGACAAAGCCGCATTGTGCAGGCTGGATGAACCACACTTCAATATGCTGCAAAGCCCTGTCCATGTTGGGGCAGCGTGTCCTAGTTGGGACAATCGTTCCCTGTCTCACCGCGGGGGGGCTGCGCGCAGGGATGCGTCGCAAATCTGAAATCATAAACTTATGCAACACGTGCCGGGCTTTGATATCCATTTGTTTTGGTTATAAAAAAGGCACGACGGAGAGCTTTTTAAGAGTACTTCCTTGCACGTGCAGTCTGTGAAATCAGTTAAAAAGGagtagtagtactagttgtTGCACTAGTTTGTGTACGCGTTCAACTGCGCACTAATGAGCGGCACAGCTGCAATAAGCAACGCGGATGGAGAACCGCGCGCAGCTCACAGCTCCGTCCCGACCTACGGCTAGCGGCACGTCCGAGGACGCGTCCACGTCGTCCCACGGGGGGGAACTATCCCTGACACTCCCACGAGTTGCAACAAATAGCGTTACCATTGTGGCAGAAGGTCTTACCTGACAGTAAGATTTAATTCCCAAACCAGCTCGTTCCCGTTATTCTCCGTTGTCTTTCTCCACGAACAAAACTAACTGAGCTTCATTTGAAGTAAAATCACCGGCTGGGAATATGAGCATTTCCGGCAAagaatttcaaatgaaatgactaCAAGGAACCCGTAATTTTGGTCTACGTTGTGTCATCTCAACTCCG from Gasterosteus aculeatus chromosome 10, fGasAcu3.hap1.1, whole genome shotgun sequence carries:
- the rps5 gene encoding small ribosomal subunit protein uS7, coding for MTEWETAPAVAESPEIKLFGKWSTDDVQINDISLQDYIAVKEKYAKYLPHSGGRYAAKRFRKAQCPIVERLTNSMMMHGRNNGKKLMTVRIVKHAFEIIHLLTGENPLQVLVNAIINSGPREDSTRIGRAGTVRRQAVDVSPLRRVNQAIWLLCTGAREAAFRNIKTIAECLADELINAAKGSSNSYAIKKKDELERVAKSNR
- the ddah2 gene encoding N(G),N(G)-dimethylarginine dimethylaminohydrolase 2, giving the protein MANMCPYGRFTHAVVRGVPETFGKAAGDDCEKGETSVDLAKAQRQFGCLTGALRQKVGLQLIEIPADPELPESWRIEDVAVIQGDTALITRPFKQQRRGEVEAVRKVVSELNLTVVEMGDSGGATLEGCDVLFTGREFFVGISSHTNHRGAEVLADTFKDFAVSTVPVCGGARLRNICSMGGPQTIIISNSEGAKKTLRMMEQLTDHHYEVLTVPEDLAANCIYIKGPSKLDFLLHRPAEECPESVSAFQKLQDYTLLPTACSEASKLGGSLSSLCLLVNRKLTYF